A region of the Ornithinimicrobium ciconiae genome:
TGTCGGCCTCATAGGCCGCCACCTCACGCGGCAGCGGCGGGCGCGGCCCGACCAGACTCATCTCGCCCCGCAGAACGTTGATCAGCTGGGGAAACTCATCCAGGCTGTAGCGACGCAAGAAGGCGCCGATCCGGGTGATCCTGGGGTCGCGGCGCATCTTGAACATCGGCCCGGAGCCCTCGTTGAGGGCCATCAGGGCCGGCAGCGCCGACTCCGCATTGGTGACCATGGTGCGGAACTTCAGCATCCGGAAGGTGCGCCCGTCACGCCCGACCCGCTCCTGACCGAACAAGACCGGCCCGCGGTCGTCCAGCGCGATCGAGAGGGCCACGGCCAGGAAGAGTGGCAGGAGCGCGATGAGCCCGAGGGCCGCCAGCGTCCGGTCCAGAACGTTCTTGAACACCAGGGTGGGTCCGCTGAAGGTCGGCGCCTCGACATGGATCAGCGGCAGGCCCTGCACGGGACGGGTGCGCACCCGGGGGCCCGCCACGTCCATGATGCCGGGGGCCACGACCAGGTCGATCTCGGTGCCCTCGAGCGCCCACCCGAGCCGGCGCAACCCGGCAGATCCCAGGCCGGCCGAGGAGGACACCGCGATGACGTCGATCCCCAGGTCAACTCCACGGGCCACGACATCCAGCTCCGAGCCGACGACAGGGACACCGGCGACCTTGCTCCCCCGGGGGAGGTCGTCGACACAGGCACCGAGGACGTTGTAGCCCGCGTCCGGCGTGCGGCGCAGGGCGACGACGAGGTCCTCGACCTCGGCGCGACCTCCCACGAGGAGGACCCGGTCGGAGAACATGCCCTCCCGGCGCTGTCGGACGAGCCACCGGCGGGCGGCATAGCGGGACAGCAGCAGGAGCAGGGTGCCCAGCGGGAACGCCAGCATCACGTAGCCGCGGGCCACGTCCAGCTTGATGGCATAGGCGACGATCGCCAGGGTGGAGAAGAGCCAGAGCGAGGCGTGGAAGACCTGACGGTACTCCTGCACACCGTGACCGCTGAATCGGCCGTCGTAGGAGGAGTGGAGGTGGAGCATGAGCACCCACGCCACGGCCAGTCCCGCACTGACGGTCCAGTAACCGAACTGGGTGGAGACCAACGGCGCATCCGCCAGACCGAACCGGGTGAGCGTGGTGATCGCCAGGGCGACCATGATGACGACGGCGTCGGAGAAACGGAGCCACCGCAGATAGCCGTCCAGGTAGCCCCGGGCGCGCGTATGACCGGGAGCACGGCGGTCTCGGGGGCGATTGTCAGTGGCGAGTCCGTCGGGAAGGACGAAGAGAGGCTTGAGCGGGCGGGTACCTGGGGTACCGCGCACAACGCTGGTACGGCTGAACACGCTGTCGCGCAATTCAACCTGCTGCTGTGCGGTCATACGACCCCCGTCGTAAGGATGTTGCCGAGAACTTGAAGAAGACTTTACCTAACCATGACTCATTGAGGGTAGTAGGTTCAGGGACTTTCCGCTAGACCCTCCGCAAAACTTCTTCCACACGGCTCCATTGCAGGATCTTCGCAGGCAGACCGACCTGGCTAAGCCCGAGTGACCCCACGGATTGCAGGATAACCCATGACCTGGCATTGGCGCTCGCTATGCCCAGACTTGGGAAACGCCATGCCCACGCGTGCCCTCGGCCGAAATCACGCGTGCTCTCAGCCGAACCCACGACCACGTTCTCAAGTGATGAGGCCCCCCGCGGGCAGGAGTCGCTACGCCCGGGTCAGGTCAGTGCGCGCAGGACCCGGCTCAGGTCAGTGCGCGCAGGACCCGGGTCAGGTCAGTGCCCGCAGGACCCGGGTCAGGTGAGTGCGCGCAGGACCCCAGGCAGGGCCACGCGCACCTGGGCATCCATCTGCTGATAGACGGCGTCCTCGCGGCGGAAGGGGTCGACGATGTCAGCGTCGTCCACCACGCCCGGCCCACGCCTGGTCACCAGGGTCGCCGCGAGATCTCGCAGCCTTCCGGAGGGCGGTCCCTCAGGCCCCGGCAGCTGGTCGTCGTCCAGGGTGTCGGCCAGCGCGGCGAACTCGCGGAACGTGAAGGCATAACGCAGCGCGAGCGGGTGTGCCCGCACCACCAGACCTCGGTGCGCGGTCGTCGCGGTCAGGACGAGGTCGGCTTCTGCCACCATCGCCGGGCGGAGCCGGCGGGCCACGAAGCCGCTGGGGGTGCCGCCGAGTGCCCGCAGCACGCTCGCCGCACGCTCATCCATCGGATGGCCCTCCAGTCCGTGCGTCCCGGCACTCCTGACCTGATAGCCACCCGTGCCCCATCGCCGGTCGAGCGCGCGCTGCAGGACCCGTTCCAGCAGCGGGGAACGGCAGATGTTGCCGGTGCAGACGACCAGCACCCGGCCCGGCCCGGTCACGTCTGTCATCTCGCCC
Encoded here:
- a CDS encoding arsenate reductase/protein-tyrosine-phosphatase family protein; this encodes MTDVTGPGRVLVVCTGNICRSPLLERVLQRALDRRWGTGGYQVRSAGTHGLEGHPMDERAASVLRALGGTPSGFVARRLRPAMVAEADLVLTATTAHRGLVVRAHPLALRYAFTFREFAALADTLDDDQLPGPEGPPSGRLRDLAATLVTRRGPGVVDDADIVDPFRREDAVYQQMDAQVRVALPGVLRALT
- a CDS encoding sugar transferase translates to MTAQQQVELRDSVFSRTSVVRGTPGTRPLKPLFVLPDGLATDNRPRDRRAPGHTRARGYLDGYLRWLRFSDAVVIMVALAITTLTRFGLADAPLVSTQFGYWTVSAGLAVAWVLMLHLHSSYDGRFSGHGVQEYRQVFHASLWLFSTLAIVAYAIKLDVARGYVMLAFPLGTLLLLLSRYAARRWLVRQRREGMFSDRVLLVGGRAEVEDLVVALRRTPDAGYNVLGACVDDLPRGSKVAGVPVVGSELDVVARGVDLGIDVIAVSSSAGLGSAGLRRLGWALEGTEIDLVVAPGIMDVAGPRVRTRPVQGLPLIHVEAPTFSGPTLVFKNVLDRTLAALGLIALLPLFLAVALSIALDDRGPVLFGQERVGRDGRTFRMLKFRTMVTNAESALPALMALNEGSGPMFKMRRDPRITRIGAFLRRYSLDEFPQLINVLRGEMSLVGPRPPLPREVAAYEADTRRRLLVKPGMTGMWQINGRSNLSWEESVRLDLYYVENWTPLLDLMIMWRTGHVVLRPDEDTGAY